In Bacteroidales bacterium, the following are encoded in one genomic region:
- a CDS encoding ribokinase, whose translation MKIWVIGSSNTEMIFRSSVIPAGGESVMGKSFVASPGGRGFNQSIAAARAGGKVVFISRMGNDLYGENMIRELSENHIDVSSLIKDENLPSGISSLVVDDEGKSAITIIPGANMNLSTRDIQHYLDVQPGDYVLLQLDIPIETVKYASSHAGMKGAKIILNPSPALPVSDELLKSIDILTPDTAQAVALTGITITDERTAELAGRILLERGLKRVIVTLGADGAMVIDNGGAEHVPGFEIKPLDTSVSSDVFNGALAVALSEGKNFYESVLFANAACAVSSSLPGSVSSIPQRPDILFALKQEKRKH comes from the coding sequence ATGAAAATATGGGTGATAGGCAGTTCCAACACTGAAATGATTTTCAGGAGTTCCGTAATACCTGCCGGTGGAGAATCAGTAATGGGTAAATCTTTTGTTGCCTCACCCGGAGGCAGGGGATTTAACCAGTCGATTGCAGCGGCCCGCGCCGGTGGTAAAGTCGTGTTCATAAGCCGCATGGGGAATGACCTGTATGGTGAGAACATGATCCGTGAGTTGAGTGAGAACCATATTGATGTTTCATCCCTTATAAAAGATGAAAATCTTCCCTCCGGGATCTCTTCCCTTGTTGTTGACGATGAGGGTAAGAGTGCCATCACTATTATTCCCGGCGCCAATATGAACCTTTCAACCCGCGATATTCAACATTACCTTGATGTTCAACCGGGTGATTATGTTTTGCTGCAGCTTGACATTCCAATTGAAACCGTTAAATATGCTTCCTCACATGCCGGCATGAAAGGTGCAAAAATTATTCTGAATCCTTCTCCCGCGCTGCCGGTAAGCGATGAACTGCTGAAATCGATCGATATTCTGACTCCCGATACAGCGCAAGCTGTAGCGCTTACGGGGATAACGATTACAGATGAACGCACTGCCGAACTTGCAGGACGGATATTACTGGAACGCGGACTAAAAAGAGTAATTGTCACACTGGGCGCTGATGGTGCCATGGTAATCGATAATGGCGGGGCAGAGCATGTTCCGGGATTTGAAATCAAACCGCTTGACACCTCTGTATCCAGCGATGTGTTTAACGGTGCTCTTGCCGTTGCACTCAGTGAAGGAAAGAATTTCTATGAATCTGTGCTTTTTGCCAATGCTGCCTGCGCCGTATCATCCTCTCTCCCCGGTTCCGTGTCTTCCATTCCTCAACGGCCTGATATTTTGTTTGCGCTGAAGCAGGAGAAGAGGAAGCATTGA
- a CDS encoding response regulator — MKKAIPADLYNWNNKKILIVEDDYVNYLFFHEMLSGAYACLIRAVSVQEAFDILSSGTRFNLMIINSCIPGNEDCHAMKKVKHHWPELPVIALSACDGEENKSRCQPAGCDIIINRNIDTSDMCLLVNDMFDQVS; from the coding sequence ATGAAGAAAGCAATACCAGCAGATTTGTATAATTGGAATAATAAGAAGATTCTGATTGTTGAAGATGATTATGTGAACTACCTGTTTTTTCATGAAATGTTATCCGGTGCTTATGCGTGTCTGATTCGCGCTGTTTCGGTGCAGGAGGCATTTGATATTCTTTCATCCGGAACCCGGTTTAACCTGATGATCATTAACAGCTGCATTCCGGGTAATGAAGATTGTCATGCCATGAAAAAGGTAAAGCATCACTGGCCTGAACTGCCTGTGATTGCACTATCGGCGTGTGACGGCGAAGAAAACAAGAGTCGCTGCCAGCCGGCCGGTTGCGACATAATAATTAACCGGAATATCGATACATCGGACATGTGCTTACTTGTAAATGACATGTTTGACCAGGTAAGTTAA